One genomic window of Hymenobacter sp. J193 includes the following:
- a CDS encoding geranylgeranylglyceryl/heptaprenylglyceryl phosphate synthase — protein MRHNSLYETLSTRRAHGRKSLAVLLDPDNLDEAGCQHLLELTAQHSVEYFFVGGSLVMNSHQATLIQLIKSRSTVPVLLFPSHSLHLEGPADGILLLSLISGRNPEFLIGQHVIAAPLLRASNLQILPTGYMLVDTGRQTTASYISGTTPLPYDKPAIAACTAMAGEQLGLRLMYLDGGSGAMYPVSPAMIQAVRQAVEVPIIVGGGINTTEKAQAALAAGADVIVVGNQIEKEPGFLAEVSRVVHSYNQVAV, from the coding sequence ATGCGCCACAACAGCCTGTATGAGACGCTTAGCACCCGCCGCGCGCACGGCCGCAAGTCGCTGGCTGTCCTGCTCGACCCGGACAACCTGGACGAAGCTGGCTGCCAACACCTGCTGGAGCTAACCGCGCAGCATTCCGTTGAGTACTTTTTTGTGGGGGGTAGCCTGGTGATGAATTCTCATCAGGCTACCCTTATTCAATTGATAAAATCCCGCTCTACGGTGCCGGTGCTGCTTTTCCCGAGCCACAGCCTGCACCTGGAGGGCCCCGCCGACGGTATTCTGCTGCTCTCCCTGATTTCGGGTCGCAACCCGGAGTTCCTGATTGGCCAGCACGTTATTGCCGCGCCGCTATTGCGGGCCAGCAACCTGCAGATTCTGCCTACCGGCTACATGCTGGTAGATACCGGCCGCCAGACCACCGCCAGCTATATCAGCGGCACCACGCCCCTGCCCTACGACAAGCCAGCCATTGCGGCCTGTACTGCCATGGCCGGCGAACAGCTGGGTCTGCGCCTGATGTACCTCGATGGCGGCAGCGGGGCCATGTATCCCGTATCTCCAGCTATGATTCAGGCCGTACGGCAGGCCGTGGAAGTGCCTATTATCGTAGGGGGTGGCATCAACACGACCGAAAAAGCCCAGGCTGCTTTGGCGGCCGGCGCTGATGTCATCGTGGTCGGCAACCAGATTGAAAAAGAGCCTGGATTTCTGGCGGAGGTTTCGCGGGTAGTACATTCCTACAATCAAGTGGCCGTCTGA
- a CDS encoding phage holin family protein: protein MAYDDDASKTPRNDSLMGNLMGYLDTRIDLVRLEVQEKVKVAFVGTAHGLTMAIIGLMFLVFLSVFAGLALNEALDSSYWGFGIVAGFYLLLLIIFIVGVDKKLFQSLADKTLSNTIYKSDKRQA, encoded by the coding sequence ATGGCTTACGACGACGACGCATCCAAAACGCCCCGCAACGACAGCCTGATGGGGAACCTGATGGGCTACCTCGACACCCGCATCGACCTGGTACGGCTGGAGGTTCAGGAAAAAGTAAAAGTAGCCTTCGTAGGCACAGCCCACGGCCTTACCATGGCCATTATCGGGCTCATGTTTCTCGTGTTTCTAAGTGTTTTCGCCGGCCTGGCCCTCAATGAAGCTCTTGACAGCTCGTACTGGGGTTTTGGCATTGTGGCGGGCTTCTACCTGTTGCTGCTCATTATCTTCATCGTAGGAGTAGATAAGAAGCTGTTTCAGAGCCTGGCCGATAAAACGCTCAGCAATACCATCTACAAATCCGACAAACGTCAAGCGTAA
- a CDS encoding AraC family transcriptional regulator, whose product MEDYNKVIESLGVRYIKAKNLVLQQPFTVRNSYDVGNNLILLHKGRLAFGDDEQHNVEEGEMLFIPGGRATKVTYGDSAGKVITNDDLISNKDKFFHSNSDLDLIGDAEESHSFVSFEAKVFDSVNFFASLDVPAFLITGNSKLANLVIKVVEESLQELPGRERLITIYTENIVVEIVRYILKNKMFVEQLATNSTYFKDPRLIDLFNYIKENLGGDLSNKVLSGVANVSEDYVGQYFKMLTGINPQDYIEYQRMERAVFLLRTTKKSIRDIGKEVGYKDTAYFCRRFKMMFGIPAGKMRRRESAMNI is encoded by the coding sequence ATGGAAGATTACAATAAAGTGATTGAGTCGCTCGGGGTCCGCTACATCAAAGCGAAGAACCTGGTACTACAGCAGCCTTTCACTGTGCGCAATTCATACGATGTTGGCAACAACCTGATCCTGCTGCACAAGGGCCGTCTTGCCTTCGGCGACGACGAGCAGCACAATGTGGAGGAAGGCGAAATGCTCTTCATTCCCGGGGGCCGTGCGACTAAAGTGACGTATGGTGACTCCGCTGGCAAGGTCATCACCAACGACGACCTGATCAGCAACAAGGATAAGTTCTTCCATTCCAACTCCGATCTGGACCTTATCGGTGATGCTGAGGAAAGCCACTCCTTTGTGAGCTTTGAGGCCAAGGTATTCGACTCAGTGAACTTCTTCGCCTCGCTTGACGTGCCGGCCTTCCTGATTACCGGCAACTCCAAGCTGGCCAATCTGGTTATTAAGGTAGTAGAGGAAAGCCTGCAGGAACTGCCTGGCCGGGAGCGGCTCATCACGATTTACACCGAGAATATTGTGGTGGAAATCGTGCGCTACATCCTGAAAAACAAGATGTTCGTGGAGCAGCTGGCTACCAACAGCACCTACTTCAAGGACCCGCGCCTCATCGACCTGTTCAACTACATCAAGGAGAACCTGGGCGGCGACCTGTCAAACAAGGTGCTATCAGGGGTAGCCAACGTGTCAGAAGACTATGTGGGCCAGTACTTCAAGATGCTTACCGGCATCAACCCGCAGGACTACATCGAGTACCAGCGCATGGAGCGCGCTGTATTCCTGCTGCGTACCACCAAAAAGAGCATCCGCGACATCGGCAAGGAAGTGGGCTATAAGGACACGGCGTACTTCTGCCGCCGCTTCAAGATGATGTTCGGCATTCCGGCCGGCAAGATGCGCCGCCGCGAGTCGGCCATGAACATCTAA
- a CDS encoding acyl-CoA dehydrogenase, producing the protein MNFQLTEEQLAVQAAARDFAQNELWAGVIERDDQQKFPTEQVKKMGELGFMGMIVSPKYGGGGMDTVSYVLAMEEISKVDASCSVIMSVNNTLVCWGLEKYGTEEQKQKYLTKLTTGEMIGAFALSEPEAGSDATSQRTTAEDKGDYYLLNGTKNWITNGTTASVYLVMAQTNPELKHRGINVLIVEKGMEGFQTGPKENKLGIRGSDTCSLMFNDVKVPKENRIGEDGFGFKFAMQALAGGRIGIAAQALGIASGAYELSVKYAKERKAFGVPISQHQAIQFKLADMATNIDAARLLCLQAAHDKDAQLDYAKSGAMAKLFASKTAMDTAVEAVQIHGGYGFVKDYHVERMMRDAKITQIYEGTSEIQKIVISREILK; encoded by the coding sequence ATGAATTTTCAGCTCACTGAAGAACAATTGGCTGTGCAGGCCGCAGCCCGCGACTTTGCTCAGAACGAACTATGGGCCGGCGTGATTGAGCGCGACGACCAGCAGAAATTTCCCACCGAGCAAGTCAAGAAAATGGGCGAGCTGGGATTCATGGGAATGATTGTAAGCCCCAAATACGGCGGCGGCGGCATGGATACTGTCAGCTACGTGCTGGCTATGGAAGAAATCTCCAAAGTCGATGCTTCCTGCTCCGTTATCATGTCGGTAAATAATACCTTGGTATGCTGGGGCCTGGAAAAATACGGCACCGAGGAGCAGAAGCAGAAATACCTGACCAAGCTGACCACCGGCGAAATGATTGGCGCCTTTGCGCTGTCGGAGCCCGAAGCTGGCTCCGATGCCACCAGCCAGCGTACCACCGCCGAGGATAAAGGCGACTATTACCTGCTGAACGGAACCAAAAACTGGATTACCAACGGCACCACCGCCTCAGTGTACCTGGTGATGGCCCAAACCAACCCCGAGCTTAAGCACCGCGGTATCAACGTGCTCATTGTGGAGAAAGGTATGGAGGGCTTCCAGACCGGTCCCAAGGAAAACAAGCTGGGTATCCGCGGCTCTGATACCTGCTCCCTCATGTTCAACGACGTGAAGGTGCCCAAGGAAAACCGAATCGGCGAAGATGGCTTCGGCTTCAAGTTCGCCATGCAGGCACTGGCTGGCGGCCGTATCGGCATAGCAGCGCAGGCTTTGGGTATTGCCTCGGGGGCCTACGAGTTGTCGGTGAAGTATGCCAAGGAGCGGAAGGCGTTTGGCGTGCCCATTTCCCAGCACCAGGCCATTCAGTTCAAGCTGGCCGATATGGCAACCAACATCGATGCTGCCCGTCTGCTCTGTCTGCAGGCTGCCCACGACAAGGATGCGCAACTCGACTATGCCAAATCAGGCGCTATGGCCAAGCTGTTCGCGTCCAAAACGGCTATGGACACCGCAGTAGAGGCCGTTCAGATCCACGGAGGCTATGGTTTTGTGAAGGATTACCACGTAGAGCGCATGATGCGCGACGCCAAAATTACCCAGATTTATGAGGGTACTTCCGAGATTCAGAAAATTGTAATCTCGCGGGAAATTCTGAAATAA